In Streptomyces sp. NBC_01426, one genomic interval encodes:
- a CDS encoding TetR/AcrR family transcriptional regulator — translation MSTVRGARERARIEVTAAIKDEARRMLAAEGAAKLSLRAVARELGMVSSALYRYFPSRDELLTALIVDAYDSVGAAAERAEAAARAAGAPPRTRWLAICEAFRAWALAHPHEYALIYGSPVPGYSAPLDTVGPASRVANTFIGVVRTAYEGRGLALPPLPDSLRPEAVRMTADFAEGLPPEVTAALVVAWAQLVGMVSFELFGQFNRVVEDRAGLFTHAAGQLAQGVGLPAV, via the coding sequence ATGAGCACCGTGCGTGGGGCAAGGGAACGGGCCCGCATCGAGGTCACCGCCGCCATCAAGGACGAGGCGCGCCGCATGCTCGCGGCCGAGGGCGCCGCCAAACTCTCGCTGCGCGCCGTCGCCCGCGAGCTGGGCATGGTCTCCTCGGCCCTGTACCGCTACTTCCCCAGCCGGGACGAGCTGCTGACCGCGCTGATCGTCGACGCGTACGACAGTGTCGGCGCGGCGGCGGAGCGGGCCGAGGCCGCAGCCCGCGCCGCCGGCGCCCCGCCCCGGACGCGCTGGCTCGCGATCTGTGAGGCCTTCCGGGCCTGGGCGCTCGCGCACCCGCACGAGTACGCCCTGATCTACGGTTCCCCCGTTCCCGGCTACAGCGCCCCCCTCGACACCGTCGGCCCCGCGTCCCGCGTGGCCAACACCTTCATCGGCGTGGTGCGTACCGCGTACGAGGGGCGAGGCCTCGCCCTGCCGCCGCTGCCCGACAGCCTGCGCCCGGAGGCCGTCCGGATGACCGCCGACTTCGCCGAAGGGCTGCCCCCGGAAGTCACCGCCGCCCTGGTCGTCGCCTGGGCGCAACTCGTCGGGATGGTTTCCTTCGAGTTGTTCGGCCAGTTCAACCGGGTGGTCGAGGATCGTGCCGGGCTCTTCACGCACGCCGCCGGACAGTTGGCGCAGGGGGTCGGACTCCCCGCCGTGTGA
- a CDS encoding MFS transporter — protein sequence MPSHTNRPAVPATAGYRFLLRNREFAGLYAGFTLTAAASTLSGFALGTLVHDRTHSPFLTAVSLYGATFAAVLGALTLMSVADGHRPRRTLVTLQCLSLAGVAAQAIPGLPLPARFGLLLLLGFFQSLGTGTRMGLLAEIVPTASYATARSLMNITSGGTAILGYALGAALLRHLTPHGVFLVAAALTCIALVVVAATVREHSIRLTRRPGLRQTWTTNVELFSHPGRRALLLNLWVPNGLIVGCEALFLSYAPDQAGALLAAGSAGMLLGDLTVGRLLTAERRRRYAFALRLLLAAPYLLFAFHPPVLAMTAAVFVAGAGFAATLPLQEQLLELTPVAVRGQVQGVESAGRMTWQGIGAAIAGGIAQHLTPGATITTIAAVSVAVTVASRPYVTRTHTDRGAKGGA from the coding sequence ATGCCTTCTCACACCAATCGCCCCGCGGTGCCCGCCACGGCCGGCTACCGATTCCTGCTCCGCAACCGCGAGTTCGCCGGTCTGTACGCCGGCTTCACCCTTACGGCCGCCGCGAGCACCTTGTCCGGTTTCGCACTCGGCACCCTGGTCCACGACCGGACCCACTCGCCGTTCCTGACGGCCGTGAGCCTGTACGGAGCGACGTTCGCGGCGGTACTCGGCGCGCTGACCCTGATGTCGGTCGCGGACGGGCACCGCCCTCGCCGCACCCTCGTCACGCTCCAGTGCCTCTCGCTGGCGGGTGTCGCCGCCCAGGCGATACCGGGGCTCCCCCTGCCGGCCCGGTTTGGGCTGCTGTTGCTGCTGGGGTTCTTCCAGTCCCTGGGAACCGGTACCCGGATGGGGCTGCTCGCCGAGATCGTTCCGACCGCTTCCTACGCGACGGCGCGTTCCCTCATGAACATCACCTCCGGTGGCACGGCGATCCTCGGCTACGCCCTCGGCGCCGCGCTGCTGAGGCACCTGACTCCGCACGGCGTGTTCCTCGTCGCCGCGGCCTTGACCTGCATCGCCCTCGTCGTGGTCGCGGCCACCGTCCGGGAGCACTCGATCCGTCTGACCCGACGCCCGGGACTGCGTCAGACCTGGACCACGAACGTCGAGCTGTTCTCCCACCCCGGCCGGCGGGCGCTGCTGCTGAACCTGTGGGTCCCCAACGGTCTGATCGTCGGCTGCGAGGCGCTGTTCCTCTCCTACGCGCCGGACCAGGCCGGCGCCCTCCTGGCCGCGGGTTCGGCCGGCATGCTCCTCGGAGACCTCACCGTCGGGCGCCTGCTCACTGCCGAGCGGCGACGGCGGTACGCGTTCGCCCTGCGGCTGCTGCTCGCCGCCCCCTACCTGCTGTTCGCGTTCCACCCTCCCGTACTGGCGATGACGGCCGCCGTGTTCGTCGCCGGTGCCGGGTTCGCCGCGACCCTCCCCCTCCAGGAGCAGCTCCTCGAACTGACCCCCGTTGCGGTCCGCGGCCAGGTCCAGGGAGTGGAGTCCGCCGGCCGGATGACCTGGCAGGGCATCGGGGCCGCGATCGCCGGCGGCATCGCCCAACACCTCACGCCGGGCGCCACGATCACCACGATCGCCGCGGTCTCCGTCGCCGTCACCGTGGCCTCCCGGCCGTACGTGACGCGCACCCACACCGACCGCGGGGCGAAGGGCGGGGCGTAG
- a CDS encoding spherulation-specific family 4 protein → MTRARAGKALLAVLATLLLAAPAPAVTAAADSVGRAPAARTPAPAPAPTTPPVPRQPGGRGLEVGVPAYVWADDPMLNDVTATGPAASLVVLNPGNGDSPFDNPWRDRADALRGGTTSTGERTRVLGYVHTDHGNRDIAAVKASVDNYLKTPDGRLHVDGIFFDVVSRDCGPDNATRDHYAELRRYVRETMDAVDPTAPDLVVNNPGTAIADCYLEPGRRTADVFVTYEDTYAAYTSGGWLGGNVFNEATGYRAGDELDPSGTSFWHLVHDVPDAPAMRTTLRTAFERGAGYAYATNTVMPNPWNTGPTWKYRSQTTYAATLG, encoded by the coding sequence ATGACCCGCGCTCGCGCCGGCAAGGCCCTGCTCGCCGTCCTGGCCACCCTCCTCCTCGCGGCCCCGGCGCCGGCCGTGACCGCCGCCGCGGACAGCGTCGGCCGCGCGCCCGCGGCCCGCACACCCGCGCCGGCCCCGGCACCCACCACGCCCCCCGTGCCCCGGCAGCCCGGGGGTCGGGGGTTGGAGGTCGGCGTCCCCGCGTACGTGTGGGCCGACGACCCGATGCTGAACGACGTCACCGCCACCGGCCCCGCCGCCTCGCTCGTCGTCCTGAACCCCGGCAACGGCGACTCCCCCTTCGACAACCCGTGGCGGGACCGGGCCGATGCCCTGCGCGGCGGCACCACCTCCACCGGCGAGCGGACCAGGGTGCTCGGCTACGTCCACACCGACCACGGCAACCGGGACATCGCCGCCGTCAAGGCCTCCGTGGACAACTACCTCAAGACCCCCGACGGCCGACTGCACGTGGACGGGATCTTCTTCGACGTCGTCAGCCGCGACTGCGGTCCGGACAACGCCACCCGCGACCACTACGCCGAACTGCGCCGCTACGTCCGGGAGACGATGGACGCCGTCGACCCGACCGCCCCCGACCTGGTCGTCAACAACCCGGGCACCGCCATCGCCGACTGCTACCTGGAACCCGGCCGGCGGACCGCCGATGTCTTCGTCACCTACGAGGACACCTACGCCGCCTACACCTCAGGGGGGTGGCTCGGCGGGAACGTCTTCAACGAGGCGACCGGATACCGCGCCGGCGACGAACTCGACCCGAGCGGCACCTCGTTCTGGCACCTCGTCCACGACGTGCCCGACGCCCCCGCCATGCGCACCACACTGCGCACCGCCTTCGAACGCGGCGCCGGCTACGCCTACGCCACCAACACGGTCATGCCCAACCCGTGGAACACCGGACCGACATGGAAGTACCGAAGCCAGACCACGTACGCCGCCACCCTGGGCTGA
- a CDS encoding DUF6332 family protein, producing the protein MERRTQADRDAITIEIGYAFVSACLAAGLVFAAVFAPAPVFDLSPTAHRFLAVAGGILAGVVFVLRVTHLLWRFARRPENDGR; encoded by the coding sequence ATGGAGCGACGCACACAGGCCGATCGGGACGCGATCACCATCGAGATCGGCTACGCCTTCGTCAGCGCGTGCCTCGCGGCCGGCCTCGTCTTCGCCGCGGTGTTCGCGCCCGCGCCGGTCTTCGACCTCTCCCCCACCGCGCACCGCTTCCTGGCCGTCGCGGGCGGGATCCTGGCCGGCGTGGTGTTCGTACTGCGCGTCACGCATCTGCTGTGGCGCTTCGCGCGCCGCCCGGAGAACGACGGCCGCTGA